CGCCGGTTGCGACGGGTCAACGCCATCTCGGCCATGGCTGCGGAATCACGACCCCACAAGGTCGTGGGGCCGCCATTGCGTGCGAGCAGGGCGGCGAGCGCCGTGCCCCACGAACCCGCGCCGAGCACGGCTATCGCAACACGCTGACTTGTGGTCATCGCCGATGCTCGCGCCGACGTGGGTTCGGAATGACTCAGGCGTTACCGATCACGCCGGTGCTTTCGCCGGCCTGCTGGCGACGCTGCTGTTCGGCGTACAACGCTTCAAAGTTGATCGGCTGCAGCAGGAAGGGCGGGAAACCACCGTTCTGCACCAGATCCGACACCGCCTGACGTGCATACGGGAACAACACATTCGGGCAATACGTGGCGAGCACGGTATCGCGGCTGGCATCGTCGAAACCGACCAGACCAAAGATGCCGGCCTGTTGGACTTCGGCGAGATACGCGGTTTTTTCACCGACGCTGCAGGTGACGGTAACGCTGAGGATCACTTCGAACGTGTTCTCGGCGATCGTGCCCACTTTTTGCGAAAGATTCAG
The sequence above is drawn from the Pseudolysobacter antarcticus genome and encodes:
- the secB gene encoding protein-export chaperone SecB; this translates as MVDTIATNGAAEPQGNAQLSLQKVYIKDASFEVPGAPQIFQEAGQPQVQLNLSQKVGTIAENTFEVILSVTVTCSVGEKTAYLAEVQQAGIFGLVGFDDASRDTVLATYCPNVLFPYARQAVSDLVQNGGFPPFLLQPINFEALYAEQQRRQQAGESTGVIGNA